In one Desulfoferula mesophila genomic region, the following are encoded:
- a CDS encoding anthranilate synthase component I family protein: protein MGSLQAYTKELLADADTPVSAYVKLCQGEETSFLFESGEGVDSVGRYSIVAWEPLRTLRLQGGQTLVSNGNGEQARPEGEFFAAAQELSDALAVEDLPELPFVGSFMGYVSYEAVRLVEKLPPVEPHRLPVAWLCFPACFAVFDHLHRRLILVALADGPERGRAKLAEIVERLHRPARLVSPPGRFEVNPPAKEPFMAAVEKAKEYIMAGDIFQVVPSARFTGETDIDPLAVYRWLRVKSPSPYMFFLKYPGFSLAGSSPETLVKVKEGQVYLRPIAGTRGRSADPEKDLALEREMMSSVKERAEHVMLVDLARNDAGRVSRYGTVQVSPYMTVERYSHVMHIVSQVIGRVEPELSVWDAFQASFPAGTLSGAPKVRAMEIINELEGVARGPYGGAVGCFGPGQYMDTCIGIRMMLFDQGRYTLQAGAGIVADSDPAMEYEEICHKAAQGLAALKLASEGLA, encoded by the coding sequence ATGGGAAGCTTGCAAGCCTATACCAAGGAGCTTTTGGCCGACGCCGACACCCCGGTGTCCGCCTATGTGAAGCTGTGCCAGGGGGAGGAGACCTCCTTCTTGTTCGAAAGCGGGGAGGGGGTGGACTCGGTGGGCCGCTACTCCATCGTGGCCTGGGAGCCCCTGCGCACCTTGCGTTTACAGGGCGGCCAGACGCTGGTGAGCAACGGAAACGGGGAGCAGGCCCGGCCCGAGGGCGAGTTCTTCGCGGCGGCCCAGGAGCTTAGCGACGCCCTGGCCGTGGAGGACTTGCCCGAGCTGCCCTTTGTGGGCTCGTTCATGGGCTATGTCAGCTACGAGGCGGTGCGCCTGGTGGAAAAACTGCCGCCGGTAGAGCCCCACCGGCTGCCCGTGGCCTGGCTCTGCTTCCCGGCCTGCTTCGCGGTTTTCGACCATCTGCACCGCCGCCTGATCCTGGTGGCCCTGGCCGACGGCCCCGAGCGAGGCCGGGCCAAGCTGGCCGAGATCGTGGAGCGCCTGCACCGGCCGGCCCGCCTGGTCTCCCCGCCGGGGAGGTTCGAAGTCAACCCGCCGGCCAAGGAGCCCTTCATGGCCGCGGTGGAAAAGGCCAAGGAGTACATCATGGCCGGGGACATCTTCCAGGTGGTGCCCTCGGCCCGCTTCACCGGCGAGACTGACATCGACCCCCTGGCCGTGTACCGCTGGCTTCGGGTCAAGAGCCCCTCGCCCTACATGTTTTTCCTGAAATACCCCGGCTTCTCCCTGGCCGGCTCCTCGCCCGAGACCCTGGTCAAGGTCAAGGAGGGCCAGGTGTATCTGCGGCCCATCGCGGGCACCCGGGGCCGCTCGGCCGATCCGGAGAAGGACCTGGCCCTGGAGCGGGAGATGATGAGCTCGGTCAAGGAGCGGGCCGAGCACGTGATGCTGGTGGATTTGGCCCGCAACGACGCCGGGCGGGTTAGCCGCTACGGCACGGTGCAGGTGAGCCCCTACATGACCGTAGAGCGCTACAGCCACGTGATGCACATCGTCTCCCAAGTCATCGGCCGGGTGGAGCCGGAGCTCTCGGTATGGGACGCCTTCCAGGCCTCCTTCCCGGCGGGCACCCTGTCCGGCGCGCCCAAGGTCAGGGCCATGGAGATAATCAACGAGCTGGAAGGAGTGGCCCGCGGCCCCTATGGCGGGGCGGTGGGCTGCTTCGGGCCGGGCCAATACATGGATACCTGCATCGGCATCCGCATGATGCTCTTCGACCAGGGCCGCTACACCCTGCAGGCCGGGGCGGGCATCGTGGCCGACAGCGACCCGGCCATGGAATACGAGGAAATCTGCCACAAAGCCGCCCAGGGCCTGGCCGCCCTGAAGCTGGCCTCGGAGGGATTGGCATGA
- a CDS encoding anthranilate synthase component II has product MIVVIDNYDSFTYNIVQALGSLGCELKVFRNDAVQVEAIEEHAPEAMIISPGPGRPEDSGITLAAIERYAGSFPILGVCLGHQAIAQVFGAQVVRSGKPMHGKVSEVFHDGKGLFQGLRNPFLACRYHSLVVPEASVSAPLVISAYTMEGEVMGLRHRELPVEGVQFHPESIATAQGMTLFQNFLRQHLGEAAGKGRTQERAAQAAPARV; this is encoded by the coding sequence ATGATCGTGGTAATCGACAACTACGACTCCTTCACCTACAACATCGTGCAGGCCTTGGGCAGCCTGGGCTGCGAGCTCAAGGTGTTTCGCAATGATGCCGTTCAGGTGGAGGCAATCGAGGAACACGCGCCCGAGGCCATGATCATCTCGCCGGGGCCGGGGCGCCCCGAGGATTCGGGCATAACCCTGGCGGCCATCGAGCGCTACGCGGGGAGCTTCCCCATCCTGGGAGTCTGCCTGGGCCACCAGGCCATCGCCCAGGTCTTCGGGGCCCAGGTGGTGCGTTCGGGCAAGCCCATGCACGGCAAGGTCAGCGAGGTGTTCCACGACGGCAAGGGCCTGTTCCAGGGCCTGCGCAACCCCTTCCTGGCCTGCCGCTACCATTCGTTGGTGGTGCCCGAGGCCAGCGTGAGCGCGCCTCTGGTAATATCGGCCTACACCATGGAGGGTGAGGTCATGGGCCTCAGGCACCGGGAGCTGCCGGTGGAGGGGGTGCAGTTCCACCCCGAGTCCATCGCCACCGCCCAGGGCATGACCCTGTTCCAAAACTTTTTGCGCCAACACCTGGGCGAGGCCGCCGGCAAGGGGCGCACCCAAGAGCGCGCCGCCCAAGCGGCCCCAGCGCGGGTTTAA
- the aroF gene encoding 3-deoxy-7-phosphoheptulonate synthase, with amino-acid sequence MVITMQPGCPKGDVAKVISVLRREGLEPRIIAPDPRVVLGVVEEISPAQAEQLSQEVAGMSGVEEITNFEKSWKLVSKSFKPETTTVQLGDMLVGGPEVMVAAGPCAVESRENFLETAALLHRAGAGALRGGAFKPRTSPYSFRGLGEEGLKIMAEAREVTGLPIVTEVLNASDVELVARYADVLQIGTRNMQNFALLEAVGETDRPVLLKRGMMASIKELLLSAEYIVARGNWQVMLCERGIRTFETETRNTLDLSAVPLLKQYTHLPVVVDPSHAAGKRELVPALALAAVAAGADGILVEVHPEPEKAFSDGRQSLRPEQFAAMMADLRRVAGAVGRQVREMAA; translated from the coding sequence ATGGTCATCACCATGCAGCCGGGCTGCCCCAAGGGCGACGTGGCCAAGGTGATCTCGGTTCTGCGCCGGGAAGGTCTGGAGCCGCGCATCATCGCTCCCGATCCCCGGGTGGTGCTGGGAGTGGTGGAGGAGATCAGCCCCGCCCAGGCCGAGCAGCTCAGCCAGGAAGTGGCCGGGATGTCCGGGGTGGAGGAGATCACCAACTTCGAGAAATCCTGGAAGCTGGTGTCCAAGAGCTTCAAGCCCGAGACCACCACGGTGCAACTGGGCGACATGCTGGTGGGCGGCCCGGAGGTGATGGTGGCCGCCGGACCCTGCGCGGTGGAGAGCCGAGAAAACTTTTTGGAGACCGCCGCCCTGCTGCACCGGGCCGGGGCCGGGGCGCTCAGGGGCGGGGCCTTCAAGCCGCGAACCAGCCCCTACTCCTTCCGGGGCCTGGGCGAAGAGGGCCTCAAGATCATGGCCGAGGCCCGCGAGGTGACCGGCCTGCCCATCGTCACCGAGGTGCTCAACGCCTCGGACGTGGAGCTGGTGGCCCGCTACGCCGACGTCTTGCAGATCGGCACCCGCAACATGCAGAACTTCGCGCTGCTGGAGGCGGTGGGCGAGACCGACCGCCCGGTGCTGCTCAAACGGGGCATGATGGCCAGCATCAAGGAGCTTTTGCTCTCGGCCGAGTACATCGTGGCCCGGGGCAACTGGCAGGTGATGCTCTGCGAGCGGGGCATCCGCACCTTTGAGACCGAGACCCGCAACACCCTGGACCTCAGCGCGGTGCCCCTGCTCAAGCAGTACACCCATCTGCCGGTGGTGGTGGACCCCAGCCACGCGGCGGGCAAGCGGGAGCTGGTGCCCGCCCTGGCCCTGGCCGCGGTGGCCGCCGGGGCGGACGGCATCTTGGTGGAGGTGCACCCCGAGCCGGAAAAGGCCTTCAGCGACGGCCGCCAGAGCCTTCGGCCCGAGCAGTTCGCGGCCATGATGGCCGATCTGCGCCGGGTGGCCGGGGCGGTGGGCCGCCAGGTGCGGGAGATGGCGGCATGA
- the aroA gene encoding 3-phosphoshikimate 1-carboxyvinyltransferase, which yields MSLQGSVTPPGDKSISHRAGLFSLLASGICRVANFSPCADCASTLAAVESLGGKVEREGGEVILHGAQGKLISAAVDCGNSGTTMRLLMGLLAGRPGSYALDGDASLRRRPMARVADPLTRMGAKVSTSEGRPPVTIEGAQLTGQRHELAVASAQLKSALLLAGVQAVGETLVIEPHLSRDHTERLLAAMGADIAQAEGGWRVRQSDLEQLPRLRVPGDVSAAAFLLVGALITPGSRVTTLGVGLNPGRVGLITVLQRMGSKLEVSQEGDEPEPWGRVSAAYAPELKATEVLASEIPLLVDEVPILALAATQAQGTTVLRSIGELRVKESDRIAAIVTQLGALGARLWEEGDDLFIAGPTPLKPQGSYDSYGDHRIAMTLAMAGALCGQTLEVADAACAGVSYPDFYRDLEALQQ from the coding sequence ATGAGCCTACAGGGTTCGGTGACTCCGCCGGGGGACAAGTCCATCTCCCACCGGGCCGGGCTGTTCTCCCTGTTGGCCTCGGGCATCTGCCGGGTGGCCAACTTCTCGCCCTGCGCCGACTGCGCCAGCACCCTGGCGGCGGTGGAGAGCCTGGGGGGCAAGGTGGAGCGTGAAGGCGGCGAGGTGATCCTGCACGGCGCCCAAGGCAAGCTCATTAGCGCGGCGGTGGATTGCGGCAACTCCGGCACCACCATGCGCCTGCTCATGGGCCTGCTGGCCGGGCGTCCGGGCAGCTACGCCCTGGACGGCGACGCCTCCCTGCGGCGGCGGCCCATGGCCCGGGTGGCCGACCCGCTCACGCGCATGGGAGCCAAGGTCTCCACCAGCGAGGGCCGCCCGCCGGTGACCATCGAGGGCGCCCAACTCACCGGCCAACGCCACGAGTTGGCCGTGGCCAGCGCCCAGCTCAAGAGCGCCCTGCTGTTGGCCGGGGTGCAGGCCGTGGGCGAGACCTTGGTCATCGAGCCGCACCTGAGCCGCGACCACACCGAGCGCCTGCTGGCGGCCATGGGCGCGGACATCGCCCAGGCCGAGGGCGGCTGGCGGGTGCGGCAATCGGACCTTGAGCAGCTGCCCCGCCTGCGGGTGCCGGGCGACGTGTCGGCCGCCGCCTTCCTGTTGGTGGGCGCGCTGATAACCCCGGGCAGCCGGGTGACCACCCTGGGGGTGGGGCTCAACCCCGGCCGGGTGGGGCTCATCACCGTGCTGCAACGCATGGGGTCCAAGCTGGAGGTGAGCCAGGAGGGCGACGAGCCCGAGCCCTGGGGCCGGGTGAGCGCTGCCTATGCCCCGGAGCTCAAGGCCACCGAGGTGTTGGCCTCGGAGATTCCCCTGCTGGTGGACGAAGTGCCCATCCTGGCCCTGGCCGCCACCCAGGCCCAAGGCACCACGGTGCTGCGCTCCATCGGCGAGCTGCGGGTAAAGGAATCGGACCGCATCGCGGCCATCGTCACCCAGTTGGGGGCCCTGGGCGCGCGCCTGTGGGAAGAGGGCGACGACCTGTTCATCGCGGGGCCCACGCCCCTGAAGCCCCAGGGGAGCTACGATTCCTACGGCGACCATCGCATCGCCATGACCCTGGCCATGGCCGGGGCGCTGTGTGGCCAGACCCTGGAGGTGGCGGATGCCGCCTGCGCCGGGGTATCCTATCCCGACTTTTACCGCGACCTGGAGGCATTGCAGCAGTGA